From the Scatophagus argus isolate fScaArg1 chromosome 21, fScaArg1.pri, whole genome shotgun sequence genome, one window contains:
- the LOC124053084 gene encoding protein shisa-6, protein MGTKHLLLLLIYLDPLSVLSAATGGKKAKPTTKKIPKTTPVPTVVPQKTPQPAPASNHDTCLGYYDVSGQYDKMFECNNTDHRYCCGTCYLRFCCEYKKDRLDQKACKNYQTPLWVVTAAPSPIPTGETYDPSMDQTNTAVYITCGIIAFIIVLGVSAKVAYDKATEPPQEMNIHRALADILRQQGPIPISQYDCENFAAMNGSPKDNTPVRTSSKNHYTPVHTSKSNHGKSSPLSPLNASQASTTVFVS, encoded by the exons ATGGGGACAAAGCACCTTTTGTTGCTGCTAATATACCTGGACCCTCTGAGCGTGCTGAGCGCTGCCACAGGCGGTAAGAAAGCCAAGCCGACGACCAAGAAGATTCCCAAAACCACCCCGGTCCCCACAGTCGTCCCGCAGAAGACCCCGCAGCCGGCGCCCGCCAGCAACCACGACACCTGCCTGGGCTACTACGACGTGAGCGGGCAGTATGACAAAATGTTCGAGTGTAACAACACGGACCACCGGTACTGCTGCGGGACGTGCTACCTGCGCTTCTGCTGCGAGTACAAGAAAGACCGGCTGGATCAGAAAGCCTGCAAGAACTACCAAACACCGCTGTGGGTGGTGACGGCCGCCCCGTCGCCCATCCCGACCGGTGAAACGTACGATCCGAGCATGGACCAGACCAACACTGCTGTCTATATCACCTGTGGGATCATAGCCTTCATCATAGTGTTGGGAGTGTCGGCCAAAGTTGCGTATGACAAAGCTACAGAGCCGCCTCAGGAAATGAATATTCACAG GGCCCTTGCCGACATCCTGAGGCAGCAGGGGCCCATACCCATATCGCAATACGACTGTGAGAATTTCGCAGCGATGAACGGCTCGCCCAAAGATAACACACCAGTCAGAACCTCATCCAAGAACCACTACACCCCTGTGCACACCTCCAAATCCAACCACGGTAAGagctctcctctttctccactcAACGCCTCACAAGCATCCACCACAGTTTTTGTGTCATGA